A single region of the Manihot esculenta cultivar AM560-2 chromosome 12, M.esculenta_v8, whole genome shotgun sequence genome encodes:
- the LOC110628261 gene encoding RNA polymerase II transcriptional coactivator KIWI — protein sequence MSGRGKRKDDECASDDNSEGHAPPKKSSKTESADDSDDIVVCEISKNRRVTVRNWQGKVWIDIREFYIKDGKQLPGKKGISLSVDQWNVLRDHVEEIDRALADS from the exons ATGTCTGGCAGAGGAAAGCGGAAGGATGACGAGTGTGCATCGGATGATAACTCGGAGGGCCACGCTCCTCCCAAGAAATCTTCTAAGACTGAGTCTGCTGACGACTCTGACGACATAGTCGTTTGCGAG ATATCAAAGAACAGAAGAGTGACAGTGAGGAACTGGCAAGGAAAGGTCTGGATAGACATTCGCGAGTTCTATATCAAAGATGGCAAACAATTGCCTGGCAAAAAGG GTATATCGTTAAGTGTGGATCAG TGGAATGTACTCAGGGATCACGTTGAAGAAATTGACAGGGCACTTGCGGATTCTTAG
- the LOC110628620 gene encoding NAD-dependent protein deacylase SRT2 isoform X1, translating to MLLHLPSYTPFSLKFNMQAYTSGRNFLGIFIRDFVQSPSRGRWIIPFRPYVKFVRTKCRISVPGNEKNEPSSCLRDKKMVPYSDPPTNTDVNLLYQFFDRSTNLVVLTGAGISTECGIPDYRSPNGAYSSGFKPITHQEFLRSSRARRRYWARSYAGWRRFTAAQPGAAHFALASLEKAGRINFMVTQNVDRLHHRAGSNPLELHGTVYSVICLDCGSSFSRSLFQDQLKALNPKWAAAIESLGYGSPGSDKSFGMKQRPDGDIEIDEKFWAEDFHIPTCQKCNGMLKPDVVFFGDNVPKDRADKAMEAAKGCDAFLVLGSSLMTMSAFRLVRAAQEAGAATAIVNVGVSRADNLVPLRINARLGEILPRVIDIGSLSIPAL from the exons ATGCTTCTCCATTTACCTTCCTATACACCCTTCTCT TTGAAATTTAATATGCAGGCATACACAAGTGGAAGAAATTTTCTGGGGATTTTCATTAGGG ATTTTGTTCAATCGCCGAGCAGAGGAAGATGGATAATTCCTTTTCGACCTTATGTAAAGTTTGTACGAACGAAATGCCGTATCTCAGTTCCTGGGAATGAAAAAAATGAGCCTTCAAGCTGCTTGAGGGACAAGAAGATGGTTCCTTATTCAGACCCTCCCACCAATACGGATGTGAATCTTTTGTATCAATTTTTTGATCGTAG CACTAACCTTGTGGTATTGACTGGAGCTGGAATTAGTACAGAGTGTGGAATTCCTGATTACAGAAG CCCAAATGGAGCTTACAGTTCTGGTTTCAAACCAATTACTCATCAG GAATTTCTTCGTTCAAGTCGGGCCCGCAGGCGGTATTGGGCTAGGAGCTATGCTGGATGGAGACGGTTTACTGCTGCACAGCCTGGTGCAGCTCATTTTGCTTTAGCATCACTAGAAAAAGCTGGCCGGATCAATTTTATGGTCACTCAAAATGTTGATAG ACTACATCATCGTGCTGGGAGTAATCCACTTGAATTACATGGAACTGTCTATTCTGTCATTTGTCTAGACTGTGGTTCTTCCTTTAGTCGGAGCTTATTTCAGGACCAGCTGAAGGCCCTTAATCCAAAG TGGGCTGCAGCAATTGAAAGCTTGGGTTATGGAAGTCCTGGATCAGACAAAAGCTTTGGCATGAAGCAGAGGCCAGATGGCGATATAGAGATTGATGAGAAATTCTGGGCGGAAGATTTCCACATACCTACCTGCCAAAAGTGCAATGGAATGCTAAAACCTGAT GTTGTTTTCTTTGGTGATAATGTTCCAAAGGATAGAGCAGACAAGGCAATGGAGGCTGCAAAAGGATGTGATGCATTCCTTGTTCTGGGATCATCTCTAATGACCATGTCTGCATTTCGACTTGTTAG GGCTGCTCAAGAGGCAGGTGCTGCTACGGCAATTGTAAATGTAGGAGTGAGTAGAGCTGACAATTTAGTGCCGTTGAGAATTAATGCCCGGTTGGGGGAG ATACTGCCTAGAGTGATTGATATCGGATCCCTCAGCATCCCTGCCCTCTAG
- the LOC110628620 gene encoding NAD-dependent protein deacylase SRT2 isoform X2 has protein sequence MLLHLPFYTPFSLKFNMQAYTSGRNFLGIFIRDFVQSPSRGRWIIPFRPYVKFVRTKCRISVPGNEKNEPSSCLRDKKMVPYSDPPTNTDVNLLYQFFDRSTNLVVLTGAGISTECGIPDYRSPNGAYSSGFKPITHQEFLRSSRARRRYWARSYAGWRRFTAAQPGAAHFALASLEKAGRINFMVTQNVDRLHHRAGSNPLELHGTVYSVICLDCGSSFSRSLFQDQLKALNPKWAAAIESLGYGSPGSDKSFGMKQRPDGDIEIDEKFWAEDFHIPTCQKCNGMLKPDVVFFGDNVPKDRADKAMEAAKGCDAFLVLGSSLMTMSAFRLVRAAQEAGAATAIVNVGVSRADNLVPLRINARLGEILPRVIDIGSLSIPAL, from the exons TTGAAATTTAATATGCAGGCATACACAAGTGGAAGAAATTTTCTGGGGATTTTCATTAGGG ATTTTGTTCAATCGCCGAGCAGAGGAAGATGGATAATTCCTTTTCGACCTTATGTAAAGTTTGTACGAACGAAATGCCGTATCTCAGTTCCTGGGAATGAAAAAAATGAGCCTTCAAGCTGCTTGAGGGACAAGAAGATGGTTCCTTATTCAGACCCTCCCACCAATACGGATGTGAATCTTTTGTATCAATTTTTTGATCGTAG CACTAACCTTGTGGTATTGACTGGAGCTGGAATTAGTACAGAGTGTGGAATTCCTGATTACAGAAG CCCAAATGGAGCTTACAGTTCTGGTTTCAAACCAATTACTCATCAG GAATTTCTTCGTTCAAGTCGGGCCCGCAGGCGGTATTGGGCTAGGAGCTATGCTGGATGGAGACGGTTTACTGCTGCACAGCCTGGTGCAGCTCATTTTGCTTTAGCATCACTAGAAAAAGCTGGCCGGATCAATTTTATGGTCACTCAAAATGTTGATAG ACTACATCATCGTGCTGGGAGTAATCCACTTGAATTACATGGAACTGTCTATTCTGTCATTTGTCTAGACTGTGGTTCTTCCTTTAGTCGGAGCTTATTTCAGGACCAGCTGAAGGCCCTTAATCCAAAG TGGGCTGCAGCAATTGAAAGCTTGGGTTATGGAAGTCCTGGATCAGACAAAAGCTTTGGCATGAAGCAGAGGCCAGATGGCGATATAGAGATTGATGAGAAATTCTGGGCGGAAGATTTCCACATACCTACCTGCCAAAAGTGCAATGGAATGCTAAAACCTGAT GTTGTTTTCTTTGGTGATAATGTTCCAAAGGATAGAGCAGACAAGGCAATGGAGGCTGCAAAAGGATGTGATGCATTCCTTGTTCTGGGATCATCTCTAATGACCATGTCTGCATTTCGACTTGTTAG GGCTGCTCAAGAGGCAGGTGCTGCTACGGCAATTGTAAATGTAGGAGTGAGTAGAGCTGACAATTTAGTGCCGTTGAGAATTAATGCCCGGTTGGGGGAG ATACTGCCTAGAGTGATTGATATCGGATCCCTCAGCATCCCTGCCCTCTAG